The Blochmannia endosymbiont of Camponotus sp. genomic interval TTTCATAATTTTAACTAGTCCTCGATAAGTATTTTGGCTGTTTCCAAGAGCAATGCCTTTTGAAATAATGGTTGAACGCGTATTTTCTCCTATATGAATCATTTTTGTTCCAGTATCTGCTTGTTGTGTACCATTGGTAACAGCGACTGAAAAAAACTCTCCAATAGAGTTTTTTCCTTTTAAAATTACACTAGGATATTTCCAAGTGATAGCAGAGCCAGATTCAGATTGAGTCCACGACATTTTAGCATTTTCTCCAGAACATAGCGCTCGTTTAGTAACGAAGTTTAAAATGCCACCTTGAGAGTTTTGGTTGCCAGAAAACCAATTTTGTACCGTTGAATATTTTACTTGAGCATCTTTTAGTACGATCACTTCCACAACTGCTGCGTGAAGTTGATAATTATTGTGGATTGGCGCCGAACATCCTTCAATATAGCTCACATAGCTACCTGTATCTGCAACTAAAATAGTACGTTCAAATTGTCCGGTTTTTTTAGAATTCATACGGAAGTAAGTTGATAATTCCATAGGACAACGTACATTTTTAGGAATATATACAAATGTACCATCAGACACAACCGCAGCATTAAGTGCGGCAAAAAAGTTATCTTTAAAAGATACTACAGTTCCTAAATATTGGCGTACCAAATCTGGGTAATCTCGAATAGCGTCGTGAAATGAACAAAAAATAATACCTTTTTTTAGTAAAGTATTACGGAATGTAGTAGATACAGAAACTGAGTCAAATATAGCATCAACCGCTACGTTTCCTTTTTCATATACTGGGATTCCTAATTTGTTAAAGGTTTGTTCTACTTCTTTGGTTAAGTATTTTGATTTATTTAAAAAAGGGTTTGTATTTTTTTGTATTTTATGGGTTTTTTGTGTAGTTGCGCATGCCGGAGCAGAAAAATAGCTATAGGAATTATAGTTAAGTTTTTGATAGTTCCCTTTTAACCAATGCGGTTCTTTCATATTACACCAAGCATAATAACCTGAAAGCCTAAATTCTAGCATCCATTTGGGTTCTAATCTTTTTTTTGAAATAGCGTATATTATATCTTTATTAATACCTTGCTTGAGTTCTTCATTATTTAATGTAGTAAAAAACCCTTCTTTATAATACGAATTATTATTCTTAGATAAATTGTTGTTAACATTATATATGTTAGAGTTATTGCGTATCATAATAATACCTGTTTTTTAAATACTAAAACTTTCACCGCACCCACAGGAATGTTGAGCCTGAGGATTATTAAATTTAAACATATGATTTAATCCTTCTCGTACATAATCTAATTCGGTTCCATCGACAAATGGCATGGCGTATAGTGGCACGAATAATTTAGCGCCGTTACGTTCATACATTAGGTTATTATCGTCTAATGACATAACTTTATCCATGAGATATGTAAATCCTGCGCATCCTGATTTTTTTATGGTTACTTTTAATCCTAATATATTAGGATCTTTATTTTTTAAGTGAAGAATTTGTTGCGCTGCCGCATCAGTTAGTGTTAGGCCATTCCAAGAAATATGTTTTTTGGATATGCAGTGTATAATTTTTTTGACATCATTTTTCATGATAAATTCCTTTGAATTTATTATGCAACTATTTATCATAGTAAATACTCAATTGTTTTTGATTGCATAAATACATATAAAATTATAAAAATGTGTACGTAAGGATATGACTCTACATATCTAATTATATTAGAATGATAATTTATCATCATATATTCATTTTTATAAATTTCCATGCACATGTAATGATTATTTGAAATTTAGCGCAGTATCTATTTTAATAAAATTGTGCATAAAGACAGGTTTTATAGTATCCTTCTACCATTGATTTTCCTATTTTAAATAGTAAAAATGCAACTAATTTGAAGATTCCTACTATAATATAACATATTATAGTAGCATATATAAGTGATTAATTTTAAAAAATTAATCGCAGATATTTCATATGAATCTAGTTATAATTAATACATATAATCACATATATGTAATTATGTTAAAAATCTTAAAAACTTAACGAAAATTAGAGCTCAGTCAAAATTAACAGTGAATTAAGATATTGTTTTGATTAACCAATTAGAAACCTCTGATAATTCTTTTTTGTATTGAGGCCAGCTTTGCATCCATTCTTTACAGCAACGTAGAATGCTTTTACTGTTATATGGGATACCTACTAATTTTGCTGCTAATATTTCTAAAGGACCTGGGTCTAAACTGTCAGTAAAAATGTGGCTACGATGAATGATTCCACGCTCTATGTCGCAATGTAATGTTACGCTGCCCCAATCAAAACGGGTATCCAATTGATGCGTAAATGCAGGAGCGCTACCAAAATTCCAGTTCCAGTCACGTTGTTTGCTGAATTGTTGAAAAAATTCTGGGATTTTACAGAAATTATCTATAGATAATATTTCTGGTTTTACTCTCATACCATAATGCTGGAAAAATGCTTCTGTTAATCCTCGACATACTTCTTGGTGATTAATACCAGGTTTGAATTCATTTAAATTAGCAACTCTTGATCGAATAGAGGTAATCCCTTTGGTTTTTAATTTTTTAAAATCTGGATTAAGATAATAAGCGAGTTTATCAATATCAACGTGTAAAAGTAATGTACCGTGATGAAATTTACGTCCAGATGTTTCACGATATGCAGACCCACTAATTTTACGTTCTCCATTCGCTGTACGTATGACAATATCATTTCGCCCAGAAATAATAGCCTGAATTCCAATATAACTTAATCCATTCAAAACTATATTATAGGACACGCTCTTATCATAATGTTCTTGAGTAGAAATAAAAGTAAAACAAGTGTTGCCTAAATCATGAAACACAGCGCCGCCCCCGCTATTTCTTCTAGCTAATTTAATTCCATCTCGTTCCATACGACGAGTATTACATTCTTTCCATGCGTTTTGAGCGCGTCCTATAACTACTGTATTTTGATTTCTCCATAAAAATAGTATAGATTGATTTTTAGGTATGTTTTTAAAAATATATTCTTCAAGTGATAAATTAAACCAGGGATCGTAAGAGTCAGATAATAATAATCGCAAAGAACACATAGCTTCTCCTTT includes:
- the sufB gene encoding Fe-S cluster assembly protein SufB: MIRNNSNIYNVNNNLSKNNNSYYKEGFFTTLNNEELKQGINKDIIYAISKKRLEPKWMLEFRLSGYYAWCNMKEPHWLKGNYQKLNYNSYSYFSAPACATTQKTHKIQKNTNPFLNKSKYLTKEVEQTFNKLGIPVYEKGNVAVDAIFDSVSVSTTFRNTLLKKGIIFCSFHDAIRDYPDLVRQYLGTVVSFKDNFFAALNAAVVSDGTFVYIPKNVRCPMELSTYFRMNSKKTGQFERTILVADTGSYVSYIEGCSAPIHNNYQLHAAVVEVIVLKDAQVKYSTVQNWFSGNQNSQGGILNFVTKRALCSGENAKMSWTQSESGSAITWKYPSVILKGKNSIGEFFSVAVTNGTQQADTGTKMIHIGENTRSTIISKGIALGNSQNTYRGLVKIMKTASNSRNFTQCDSMLIGKKCSSHTFPIIESHNNHSQLEHEATTSRISDNQLFYCRQRGINEDDAISMIVNGFCKDIFSKLPLEFSVEAQKLLEITLEHSVG
- the sufA gene encoding Fe-S cluster assembly scaffold SufA, whose product is MKNDVKKIIHCISKKHISWNGLTLTDAAAQQILHLKNKDPNILGLKVTIKKSGCAGFTYLMDKVMSLDDNNLMYERNGAKLFVPLYAMPFVDGTELDYVREGLNHMFKFNNPQAQHSCGCGESFSI
- a CDS encoding lipoate--protein ligase, with protein sequence MCSLRLLLSDSYDPWFNLSLEEYIFKNIPKNQSILFLWRNQNTVVIGRAQNAWKECNTRRMERDGIKLARRNSGGGAVFHDLGNTCFTFISTQEHYDKSVSYNIVLNGLSYIGIQAIISGRNDIVIRTANGERKISGSAYRETSGRKFHHGTLLLHVDIDKLAYYLNPDFKKLKTKGITSIRSRVANLNEFKPGINHQEVCRGLTEAFFQHYGMRVKPEILSIDNFCKIPEFFQQFSKQRDWNWNFGSAPAFTHQLDTRFDWGSVTLHCDIERGIIHRSHIFTDSLDPGPLEILAAKLVGIPYNSKSILRCCKEWMQSWPQYKKELSEVSNWLIKTIS